The Rhinatrema bivittatum chromosome 4, aRhiBiv1.1, whole genome shotgun sequence genome window below encodes:
- the DLL4 gene encoding delta-like protein 4 isoform X1 — MAALRIFGSTFLFMIFQQVSCSGVFQLELQEFENSDGLLANGKSCLPDCRTFFWICLKHFQMVVSPGPCTFGSVVTPVLGTNSFSVKALEGFSSPLKLPFNFTWPGTFSLIIEAFHAPSDYLPAAAGSIDRALSISQFAIQRPLAVGEAWLPDVQQGPQTQLRYSYRVICSEHYYGESCTRLCKARDDTFGHYVCEPDGTLTCLPGWTGEYCSDPICLTGCSEINGKCKKPGECICLPGWQGRFCDECIPHMGCRHGSCKIPWQCICDEGWGGLFCDQDLNYCTHHKPCKNGATCTNTGQGSYTCSCKPGFSGVDCEHKISECDSNPCRNGGSCTDMENSYICECPQGYYGVHCENSALNCADSPCFNGGTCRERELGASYTCVCPLGFTGSNCEKKVDRCTSNPCLNGGQCFDLGHTRVCRCRSGFTGPKCEVNINDCYRNPCSNGGSCRDLINDYDCTCMAGYSGKNCDVRIGDECAFRPCQNGGTCHGGRYDNNFACACPYGFMGSRCEFTVYPVTVTQTPDEDNSFPWVAIFMGAGLVALLLLFCMIVMVVRHIRKHPQQDTETMNNLSDFQKDNLIPASQLKNTNKKKDLEVNCGLEKSNYKRKNHAVDFNLMKDLTGGIIGGTGKEEKFHKGEKCLEEEKSPLHLHSEKPECRISTICSPRDSMYQSIFVIAEERNECIIATEV, encoded by the exons ATGGCTGCTTTGCGCATCTTTGGCTCGACGTTTCTGTTCATGATTTTTCAGCAG GTGTCCTGCTCCGGAGTCTTCCAGCTGGAGCTGCAGGAGTTTGAGAACAGCGACGGTTTGCTGGCCAACGGCAAGTCCTGCCTGCCGGACTGCAGGACCTTCTTTTGGATTTGTCTCAAGCATTTTCAGATGGTGGTCTCCCCGGGGCCCTGCACTTTTGGCTCCGTCGTCACCCCGGTTCTGGGGACGAACTCTTTCAGCGTTAAAGCCCTGGAGGGATTCAGCAGTCCCCTGAAGTTACCCTTCAACTTCACGTGGCCG gGAACTTTTTCACTGATTATTGAAGCCTTCCATGCCCCTTCGGACTATCTTCCAGCAG CTGCTGGCTCCATTGACCGGGCTTTGTCCATCAGTCAGTTTGCCATCCAGAGACCTCTGGCTGTGGGGGAGGCTTGGTTGCCAGATGTACAACAGGGACCACAAACTCAGCTGAGATATTCCTACCGGGTGATCTGCAGCGAGCATTATTACGGGGAGAGCTGCACCAGGCTCTGCAAGGCCCGGGATGACACCTTCGGACACTATGTTTGTGAGCCGGATGGCaccctgacctgcctgccaggATGGACGGGCGAATACTGCAGTGATC caATCTGCTTGACGGGGTGCAGCGAAATCAATGGAAAGTGCAAGAAGCCAGGAGAGTGCAT ttgtttgcCTGGCTGGCAAGGTCGTTTCTGTGATGAGTGTATTCCACACATGGGCTGCCGCCATGGCTCGTGTAAAATACCATGGCAGTGCATCTGCGACGAAGGCTGGGGTGGCCTTTTCTGTGACCAAG ATCTCAACTACTGTACTCACCACAAGCCATGCAAAAATGGAGCTACGTGCACAAATACAGGGCAAGGCAGTTACACATGCTCATGCAAGCCTGGTTTCAGTGGCGTTGACTGTGAGCACAAAATCAGTGAATGTGACAGCAATCCTTGCAGGAATGGAGGCAGCTGCACG GACATGGAGAACAGTTACATTTGTGAGTGCCCCCAGGGGTATTATGGAGTTCACTGTGAGAACAGTGCCTTGAATTGTGCAGACTCGCCATGCTTCAATGGTGGTACATGCCGGGAAAGGGAACTAGGAGCTAGCTACACCTGCGTCTGCCCGCTGGGTTTCACGGGATCCAACTGTGAGAAGAAAGTGGACAGATGCACCAGCAATCCCTGCCTGAACG gcGGCCAGTGCTTTGACCTGGGTCACACCCGAGTGTGTCGCTGTCGTTCTGGGTTTACAGGTCCTAAATGTGAGGTAAACATCAATGACTGTTACAGGAACCCATGCTCCAATGGTGGCTCCTGCCGTGACCTGATCAATGACTATGACTGCACTTGCATGGCGGGTTACAGTGGCAAGAACTGTGATGTCAGAATTGGAGAtgagtgtgccttcagaccctgCCAGAATGGTGGCACATGTCATGGTGGGCGTTATGACAACAACTTTGCTTGCGCTTGCCCTTATGGCTTCATGGGCAGCCGATGTGAGTTCACAGTTTACCCAGTCACCGTGACGCAGACACCTGATGAGGATAACAGCTTTCCATGGGTGGCCATCTTCATGGGTGCAGGGCTCGTGGCTCTGCTCCTCTTATTCTGCATGATCGTGATGGTTGTCAGGCACATTCGTAAGCATCCACAGCAAGATACAGAGACCATGAACAACCTGTCAGACTTCCAGAAAGACAATCTAATTCCTGCCTCGCAGCTTAAAAACACTAACAAAAAAAAGGATCTGGAGGTGAACTGTGGGCTGGAGAAATCAAACTACAAACGAAAAAATCATGCTGTGGACTTTAACCTGATGAAGGATCTGACAGGTGGCATCATTGGTGGgacaggaaaagaggaaaaattcCATAAAGGTGAAAAGTGTTTAGAAGAAGAAAAATCCCCTTTACATTTACACAG TGAAAAGCCAGAGTGCAGAATATCAACGATATGTTCTCCGCGGGACTCTATGTACCAGTCTATCTTTGTGATAGCAGAGGAACGGAATGAGTGCATTATAGCCACAGAG GTGTAA
- the DLL4 gene encoding delta-like protein 4 isoform X2, translating into MSLKNNGSSLLYLNGRYSAGSIDRALSISQFAIQRPLAVGEAWLPDVQQGPQTQLRYSYRVICSEHYYGESCTRLCKARDDTFGHYVCEPDGTLTCLPGWTGEYCSDPICLTGCSEINGKCKKPGECICLPGWQGRFCDECIPHMGCRHGSCKIPWQCICDEGWGGLFCDQDLNYCTHHKPCKNGATCTNTGQGSYTCSCKPGFSGVDCEHKISECDSNPCRNGGSCTDMENSYICECPQGYYGVHCENSALNCADSPCFNGGTCRERELGASYTCVCPLGFTGSNCEKKVDRCTSNPCLNGGQCFDLGHTRVCRCRSGFTGPKCEVNINDCYRNPCSNGGSCRDLINDYDCTCMAGYSGKNCDVRIGDECAFRPCQNGGTCHGGRYDNNFACACPYGFMGSRCEFTVYPVTVTQTPDEDNSFPWVAIFMGAGLVALLLLFCMIVMVVRHIRKHPQQDTETMNNLSDFQKDNLIPASQLKNTNKKKDLEVNCGLEKSNYKRKNHAVDFNLMKDLTGGIIGGTGKEEKFHKGEKCLEEEKSPLHLHSEKPECRISTICSPRDSMYQSIFVIAEERNECIIATEV; encoded by the exons ATGTCCTTAAAAAATAATGGATCTAGTCTACTTTATTTGAACGGGAGATACT CTGCTGGCTCCATTGACCGGGCTTTGTCCATCAGTCAGTTTGCCATCCAGAGACCTCTGGCTGTGGGGGAGGCTTGGTTGCCAGATGTACAACAGGGACCACAAACTCAGCTGAGATATTCCTACCGGGTGATCTGCAGCGAGCATTATTACGGGGAGAGCTGCACCAGGCTCTGCAAGGCCCGGGATGACACCTTCGGACACTATGTTTGTGAGCCGGATGGCaccctgacctgcctgccaggATGGACGGGCGAATACTGCAGTGATC caATCTGCTTGACGGGGTGCAGCGAAATCAATGGAAAGTGCAAGAAGCCAGGAGAGTGCAT ttgtttgcCTGGCTGGCAAGGTCGTTTCTGTGATGAGTGTATTCCACACATGGGCTGCCGCCATGGCTCGTGTAAAATACCATGGCAGTGCATCTGCGACGAAGGCTGGGGTGGCCTTTTCTGTGACCAAG ATCTCAACTACTGTACTCACCACAAGCCATGCAAAAATGGAGCTACGTGCACAAATACAGGGCAAGGCAGTTACACATGCTCATGCAAGCCTGGTTTCAGTGGCGTTGACTGTGAGCACAAAATCAGTGAATGTGACAGCAATCCTTGCAGGAATGGAGGCAGCTGCACG GACATGGAGAACAGTTACATTTGTGAGTGCCCCCAGGGGTATTATGGAGTTCACTGTGAGAACAGTGCCTTGAATTGTGCAGACTCGCCATGCTTCAATGGTGGTACATGCCGGGAAAGGGAACTAGGAGCTAGCTACACCTGCGTCTGCCCGCTGGGTTTCACGGGATCCAACTGTGAGAAGAAAGTGGACAGATGCACCAGCAATCCCTGCCTGAACG gcGGCCAGTGCTTTGACCTGGGTCACACCCGAGTGTGTCGCTGTCGTTCTGGGTTTACAGGTCCTAAATGTGAGGTAAACATCAATGACTGTTACAGGAACCCATGCTCCAATGGTGGCTCCTGCCGTGACCTGATCAATGACTATGACTGCACTTGCATGGCGGGTTACAGTGGCAAGAACTGTGATGTCAGAATTGGAGAtgagtgtgccttcagaccctgCCAGAATGGTGGCACATGTCATGGTGGGCGTTATGACAACAACTTTGCTTGCGCTTGCCCTTATGGCTTCATGGGCAGCCGATGTGAGTTCACAGTTTACCCAGTCACCGTGACGCAGACACCTGATGAGGATAACAGCTTTCCATGGGTGGCCATCTTCATGGGTGCAGGGCTCGTGGCTCTGCTCCTCTTATTCTGCATGATCGTGATGGTTGTCAGGCACATTCGTAAGCATCCACAGCAAGATACAGAGACCATGAACAACCTGTCAGACTTCCAGAAAGACAATCTAATTCCTGCCTCGCAGCTTAAAAACACTAACAAAAAAAAGGATCTGGAGGTGAACTGTGGGCTGGAGAAATCAAACTACAAACGAAAAAATCATGCTGTGGACTTTAACCTGATGAAGGATCTGACAGGTGGCATCATTGGTGGgacaggaaaagaggaaaaattcCATAAAGGTGAAAAGTGTTTAGAAGAAGAAAAATCCCCTTTACATTTACACAG TGAAAAGCCAGAGTGCAGAATATCAACGATATGTTCTCCGCGGGACTCTATGTACCAGTCTATCTTTGTGATAGCAGAGGAACGGAATGAGTGCATTATAGCCACAGAG GTGTAA